One genomic window of Acomys russatus chromosome 29, mAcoRus1.1, whole genome shotgun sequence includes the following:
- the Pde4b gene encoding cAMP-specific 3',5'-cyclic phosphodiesterase 4B isoform X4: MPEANYLLSVSWGYIKFKRMLNRELTHLSEMSRSGNQVSEYISNTFLDKQNDVEIPSPTQKDREKKKKQQLMTQISGVKKLMHSSSLNNTSISRFGVNTENEDHLAKELEDLNKWGLNIFNVAGYSHNRPLTCIMYAIFQERDLLKTFKISSDTFVTYMMTLEDHYHSDVAYHNSLHAADVAQSTHVLLSTPALDAVFTDLEILAAIFAAAIHDVDHPGVSNQFLINTNSELALMYNDESVLENHHLAVGFKLLQEEHCDIFQNLTKKQRQTLRKMVIDMVLATDMSKHMSLLADLKTMVETKKVTSSGVLLLDNYTDRIQVLRNMVHCADLSNPTKSLELYRQWTDRIMEEFFQQGDKERERGMEISPMCDKHTASVEKSQVGFIDYIVHPLWETWADLVQPDAQDILDTLEDNRNWYQSMIPQSPSPPLDERGRDCQGLMEKFQFELTLEEEDSEGPEKEGEEGHNYFSSTKTLCVIDPENRDSLEETDIDIATEDKSPTDT, from the exons ACAAGCAGAATGATGTGGAGATCCCGTCTCCCACCCAGAAGGaccgggagaagaagaagaagcagcagctcaTGACCCAGATAAGTGGAGTGAAGAAACTGATGCACAGCTCCAGCCTGAACAACACAAGCATCTCGCGCTTCGGAGTCAACACGGAAAACGAGGACCATCTAGCCAAG GAGCTGGAAGACTTGAACAAATGGGGCCTTAACATCTTCAACGTGGCTGGGTACTCACATAACCGGCCCCTCACATGCATCATGTATGCCATATTCCAG GAAAGAGACCTTCTAAAGACATTCAAAATCTCATCCGACACCTTTGTAACCTACATGATGACTTTAGAAGACCATTACCATTCTGATGTGGCATACCACAACAGCCTGCATGCCGCTGACGTGGCCCAGTCAACCCATGTTCTCCTTTCTACGCCAGCATTGGAT GCTGTCTTCACAGACCTGGAAATCCTGGCTGCCATTTTTGCAGCTGCCATCCACGATGTTGATCATCCTGGAGTCTCCAATCAGTTTCTCATCAACACAA attCAGAACTTGCTTTGATGTACAATGATGAATCTGTGTTGGAAAACCACCACCTTGCTGTGGGATTCAAACTGCTGCAAGAGGAACACTGCGACATCTTCCAGAATCTTACCAAGAAACAACGCCAGACACTCAGGAAAATGGTCATTGACATG GTGTTAGCAACCGATATGTCCAAACATATGAGCCTCCTGGCAGACCTCAAAACGATGGTAGAAACGAAAAAGGTGACAAGCTCTGGTGTTCTCCTCCTGGACAATTATACTGACCGGATACAG GTCCTTCGCAACATGGTACACTGTGCAGACCTGAGCAATCCCACCAAGTCCTTGGAATTATATCGGCAATGGACCGACCGCATCATGGAGGAATTTTTCCAACAGGGAGACAAAGAACGGGAGAGGGGGATGGAGATTAGCCCAATGTGCGATAAACACACTGCCTCTGTGGAAAAGTCCCag GTTGGTTTCATTGACTACATTGTCCATCCTCTATGGGAGACCTGGGCAGACCTGGTACAGCCTGATGCTCAAGACATTCTAGACACATTAGAAGATAACAGGAACTGGTACCAGAGCATGATACCTCAgagcccatccccacccctggaTGAGAGAGGCAGGGACTGCCAGGGGCTTATGGAGAAGTTTCAGTTTGAACTAACCCTTGAAGAAGAGGACTCTGAAGGAccagaaaaggagggagaagaaggccACAACTATTTCAGCAGCACAAAGACACTTTGTGTGATCGACCCAGAGAACAGGGATTCTCTGGAAGAGACTGACATAGACATCGCAACAGAAGACAAGTCTCCGACCGACACATAA